The Planctomycetia bacterium genome has a segment encoding these proteins:
- a CDS encoding alpha/beta hydrolase has protein sequence YKDWGSGRPITFSHGWPLTADAWEAQMFFLASQGYRCIAHDRRGHGRSSQPWHGNEMDTYADDLAELLDHLDVRDAVMIGHSTGGGEVARYIGRHGTKRLSKAVLIGAVPPIMLQTPANPGGLPLAVFDDFRKQYLADRAQFFLDVASGPFFGFNRPGAKVSQGLIQSWFLQGMMSGHKNAYDCIQAFSETDFTEDLKKFDVPTLIIHGDDDQIVPIGASALLSAKLVREVELKIYPGGSHSLGDTSKDQLNADLLAFVQS, from the coding sequence ATTACAAGGATTGGGGATCGGGCCGGCCGATCACGTTCAGCCATGGTTGGCCGCTGACGGCCGACGCTTGGGAAGCGCAGATGTTTTTCCTGGCGTCGCAGGGGTATCGGTGCATCGCACATGATCGGCGCGGGCATGGCCGATCGAGCCAGCCGTGGCATGGCAATGAGATGGACACGTATGCTGACGACCTGGCGGAATTGCTCGATCATCTTGACGTGCGCGACGCCGTGATGATCGGTCATTCCACGGGCGGCGGCGAAGTGGCCCGGTATATCGGCCGGCATGGCACGAAGCGTCTTTCGAAGGCCGTGCTGATAGGGGCGGTGCCGCCGATCATGCTGCAGACGCCGGCGAATCCTGGCGGATTGCCGCTGGCGGTGTTCGACGATTTCCGCAAGCAATATCTGGCGGACCGAGCGCAGTTTTTTCTGGATGTGGCGAGCGGGCCGTTTTTTGGTTTCAATCGGCCAGGGGCGAAGGTCTCGCAAGGGTTGATTCAATCGTGGTTCCTGCAGGGGATGATGTCCGGCCACAAGAACGCGTACGATTGCATCCAGGCGTTTTCGGAGACGGATTTCACCGAGGATTTGAAGAAGTTCGACGTGCCGACGTTGATTATCCATGGCGACGACGATCAGATTGTGCCGATCGGGGCGTCGGCGCTGTTGTCGGCGAAGCTCGTGCGGGAAGTGGAGTTGAAGATTTATCCGGGCGGGTCGCACAGTCTCGGGGATACGAGCAAGGATCAACTCAACGCGGATCTGCTGGCGTTTGTTCAATCCTAG
- a CDS encoding PTS transporter subunit EIIC encodes MVPQPGFSAGEVDYVNNFTAFLNRYIVPPLTVLSENTYLTAIRAGVVSLAPLTIIGGLFLMVCFFPVKGWDEIIAPYLPVLQVPVTATFGLLSVYLCFAVSYHFGKLLQQEAIVSAGIAAVVYLMVQLQIDAEGNAVFEMDRLGSQGLFTAILVALICVRVQKLLTDKNAVIRLPASVPPIVYDSFLSLTPLFSLVVLFWLLRFVLGVDINELVQYVFSPLVFALNTLPGILVCVLVITILWSIGINGDNALDALVAPVFLQYLAMNVEAAGRHEPLPYITAQGFVSTFVNVGGTGATLGLALVMLNSKEPGYRKVSRLSLPTQIFQINEPIFFGFPIVLNPILMVPYVLSALSLTVCSYLLMDWGWIGRPLVNVPWTTPPIIGHFLCTGDWRAAVWGAVSIPLAMLVYYPFAKAAERQRLEQEAAGVAHE; translated from the coding sequence TTGGTCCCGCAACCGGGATTCAGCGCCGGCGAGGTCGACTACGTGAACAACTTCACCGCCTTCCTGAATCGCTACATCGTGCCGCCGCTGACCGTCCTCAGCGAGAACACCTACCTCACCGCGATCCGCGCCGGCGTCGTCTCGCTCGCGCCGCTGACCATCATCGGCGGGCTGTTCCTAATGGTCTGCTTTTTTCCGGTGAAAGGCTGGGACGAAATCATCGCGCCGTATTTGCCGGTGCTGCAAGTGCCGGTGACCGCGACGTTCGGGCTCCTGTCCGTCTACCTCTGCTTTGCCGTCAGCTATCACTTTGGCAAGCTCCTGCAACAGGAAGCCATCGTCAGCGCAGGCATCGCCGCCGTCGTCTATTTGATGGTGCAATTGCAGATCGACGCCGAAGGCAACGCCGTCTTCGAAATGGATCGTCTCGGCTCGCAAGGACTATTCACGGCGATTCTCGTCGCACTCATTTGCGTCCGCGTACAGAAATTGCTCACCGACAAGAACGCCGTCATCCGTCTGCCGGCCAGCGTGCCGCCGATTGTTTACGACTCCTTCTTATCACTGACGCCGCTGTTCAGCCTCGTGGTGTTGTTCTGGCTGCTGCGATTCGTACTTGGCGTTGATATCAACGAACTCGTTCAGTACGTCTTCAGCCCGCTCGTGTTTGCTCTGAACACTCTGCCGGGCATTCTGGTCTGCGTATTGGTGATCACCATCCTCTGGTCGATCGGCATCAACGGCGACAACGCGCTGGACGCCCTCGTGGCGCCGGTCTTTCTGCAATACCTCGCGATGAACGTCGAGGCTGCCGGTCGCCACGAACCCTTGCCCTACATCACCGCACAAGGATTCGTGAGCACCTTCGTGAACGTCGGCGGCACCGGCGCGACACTCGGTCTCGCCCTCGTGATGCTCAACTCGAAAGAACCCGGCTATCGCAAGGTCAGCCGCCTCTCGTTGCCCACGCAGATCTTCCAGATCAACGAGCCGATCTTCTTCGGCTTTCCAATCGTGTTGAACCCCATCCTGATGGTCCCCTACGTCCTGAGCGCCTTGTCGCTCACCGTCTGCTCGTATCTGCTCATGGACTGGGGTTGGATCGGCCGGCCGCTCGTCAACGTCCCCTGGACCACGCCCCCCATCATCGGCCATTTTCTCTGCACCGGTGATTGGCGGGCGGCCGTATGGGGCGCGGTTTCCATCCCGCTGGCCATGCTGGTTTACTATCCGTTCGCCAAAGCCGCCGAACGCCAACGGCTCGAACAAGAAGCCGCCGGCGTCGCGCACGAATAG
- a CDS encoding DegT/DnrJ/EryC1/StrS family aminotransferase: MTQSLALLGGQPLRSRPFTRWPIFGKPEEEALLRTLHSGHWGRLDGQEVARFEERFASMHGCRHGAAVVNGTVSLRLSLMAAGLQAEDEVIVPPYTFFSTASAVVEANMIPVFADIDLETFNLDPQALVAAITPRTRAVIPVHFAGQPAEMDAINTIAKKQDLLVIEDAAHAHGASYQNRPVGSLADIASFSYQSSKNLTCGEGGLITTNDDELAENFRSLGNCGRIPTGVWYEHHVISGNYRLGEFQGAMLNAQLDRLEAQAATRDANGLYLAERLSSLPGLHPQRRSDACTRHAYHLFMLRIDGQTFGAPRAVVIEALRAEGIPCSPGYGYSLPDQPMFRNRAFGPYLPGVVDRLDYERTSCPNSDLICQEQGLWLEHAMLLGPREDMDDIHRAFEKIHAQRVALTDWSRNRDSAPARSTT; this comes from the coding sequence ATGACACAATCCCTTGCACTTCTCGGCGGCCAACCTCTGCGGTCGCGTCCCTTCACCCGTTGGCCCATCTTCGGCAAGCCCGAAGAAGAAGCCTTGCTCCGCACCTTGCACAGCGGGCACTGGGGCCGGCTCGACGGCCAGGAAGTTGCGCGCTTCGAGGAGCGCTTCGCGTCGATGCATGGTTGCCGCCACGGCGCCGCCGTCGTCAACGGTACGGTCTCGCTGCGACTGAGCTTGATGGCGGCCGGCCTCCAAGCCGAAGACGAAGTCATCGTTCCGCCCTACACTTTTTTCTCCACGGCCTCGGCGGTCGTCGAAGCGAACATGATCCCCGTGTTCGCCGATATCGATTTGGAGACGTTTAATCTCGATCCCCAAGCGCTCGTAGCGGCAATCACGCCGCGCACCCGCGCCGTGATCCCGGTTCACTTCGCTGGTCAGCCGGCCGAAATGGACGCCATCAACACCATCGCCAAGAAACAGGACCTGCTGGTCATCGAAGACGCCGCCCACGCCCACGGCGCCAGCTATCAAAATCGGCCGGTCGGAAGCCTGGCGGACATCGCGTCGTTCTCGTATCAGTCCAGCAAAAACCTCACCTGCGGCGAAGGCGGACTGATCACCACGAACGACGACGAGCTCGCCGAGAACTTCCGCTCACTCGGCAACTGCGGCCGTATCCCCACCGGCGTCTGGTACGAGCATCACGTCATCTCCGGCAACTACCGGCTCGGCGAGTTCCAAGGGGCCATGCTCAACGCGCAGCTCGATCGCCTGGAAGCCCAGGCCGCGACGCGCGACGCGAATGGCCTCTACCTGGCCGAGCGCTTATCGTCATTACCAGGGTTACATCCCCAACGACGCTCAGACGCCTGCACGCGCCATGCCTATCACCTGTTCATGCTGCGAATCGACGGCCAGACCTTCGGCGCCCCGCGCGCCGTGGTGATCGAAGCCCTCCGCGCGGAAGGCATTCCCTGCTCGCCCGGTTATGGCTATTCACTGCCCGACCAGCCGATGTTCCGCAATCGCGCCTTCGGCCCGTATCTGCCCGGCGTGGTCGATCGCCTCGACTACGAGCGCACAAGTTGTCCGAACAGCGACCTGATTTGCCAGGAACAAGGCCTCTGGCTGGAACATGCCATGCTCCTCGGGCCTCGCGAAGATATGGACGACATTCACCGCGCCTTCGAGAAGATTCACGCTCAGCGCGTCGCCCTGACGGATTGGTCCCGCAACCGGGATTCAGCGCCGGCGAGGTCGACTACGTGA
- a CDS encoding GNAT family N-acetyltransferase, which yields MPHFKIRLARPDDQAATYYVCLKTGDYGRDGEPFYQDDPDALGRIFVGPYLVYEPELSFVLEDEQGVCGYAFGSLDSHEFYGRYEREWRPRLCEQFPLPQGDPATWTRAQLVHSWYHQPDYFCPEPYAEYPAHLHIDLLDRAQGQGYGRRMMELVMEKLRERNSPGAHLGVSIQNTPALGFYARLGFRELARTGGAEDGCIYLGKTLRD from the coding sequence ATGCCCCACTTCAAAATCCGTCTCGCGCGCCCGGACGATCAAGCGGCAACCTACTACGTCTGCCTCAAGACCGGCGACTACGGCCGCGACGGCGAGCCGTTTTATCAGGACGATCCCGACGCGCTGGGCCGCATCTTCGTCGGCCCGTATCTTGTCTACGAGCCGGAACTGAGTTTCGTACTCGAAGACGAGCAAGGCGTCTGCGGATACGCCTTCGGTTCGCTGGACTCGCACGAATTCTATGGTCGCTACGAGCGCGAATGGCGGCCCCGACTCTGTGAGCAATTCCCGCTGCCGCAGGGCGACCCAGCGACGTGGACCCGCGCGCAGCTGGTCCATTCCTGGTACCATCAGCCCGACTACTTTTGTCCGGAACCCTACGCGGAATACCCTGCGCACCTGCACATCGACTTGCTCGACCGGGCGCAAGGACAAGGCTACGGCCGACGCATGATGGAACTCGTCATGGAAAAACTGCGCGAGCGCAATTCGCCGGGAGCCCATCTCGGCGTGAGCATCCAAAACACGCCGGCGCTTGGTTTCTACGCGCGTCTCGGCTTTCGGGAATTAGCCCGCACCGGCGGCGCAGAAGACGGTTGCATTTACCTCGGCAAGACATTGCGGGACTGA